From the Propionispora hippei DSM 15287 genome, the window CACAATAAAAAAGGTGGAATACAGAATCAGGATAATCTTGGATTCTTCGCCGACGCCAAACCACATAATAAACAGCGTCAGAAAGGCGATGGCCGGAATAGCCCGGAAAAAGTTAACAAAGGGCTCCGCCAGTTCCCGGACAACCTCGCTGCGGCCGATCAAGAGCCCCACCGGCACAGCCAGCAGCGAACCAAGCAACCAGCCGCTGTATACCCGGAGCAGACTAATCAGCATAAACCAGATCAAGGTCCCGTCCTGAATGATCTCCCACGACCCGATTACCGTTTGGCCGATGCCGGGGAAAAAAGACGGGGGATAAAACAGGGCCACCCCATTCCACAAAACCGCCAGCAGCAGCCAGGTCAAAACCCCCTTTTGCCGCAGCAGCCGAATCGTCTGCCGTATTTTTTTCCAGCCTGCGCCTGCCAGTGGCGTTCCTTGTTCTTCCAGAACAGCCAGTTCCACCGGATACTCCTTTGCTCTGCCTAACACCGCTAAATACCTCCTCCGAAATCAAAATACCCCAGCAGCTCCAGATATTGCTGAATAAACGCTTGATCCGTCTCCCGGCGGGGATAGGGAAACTCAACCCAGCAGGTTTTCACAATGCCGGTCTGGGGGAACGCCGCCAGAATGCTGATTTTTTCTCCCAGCAGCAGTGCTTCCTGAATATCGTGGGTGACAAACACAATGGTCTTGGCCGTCTTTTCCCAGATCCGGATCAGCTCCCGCTGCATAATTTTTCTCGTCTGGGCATCCAGAGCCCCGAACGGTTCATCCATAATTAGAATAGCCGAGTCGTTGGCCAGCAGACGGGCCAGTTGGACCCGCTGCTTCATCCCGCCGGAAAGCTCGTGGGGATATTTGCTCCCGTGACTGGACAAACCCACCAGTTGCAGATATTCCTGGGCGATAGTCCGCCGCTTTTCTTTGTCAACG encodes:
- a CDS encoding ABC transporter permease translates to MLGRAKEYPVELAVLEEQGTPLAGAGWKKIRQTIRLLRQKGVLTWLLLAVLWNGVALFYPPSFFPGIGQTVIGSWEIIQDGTLIWFMLISLLRVYSGWLLGSLLAVPVGLLIGRSEVVRELAEPFVNFFRAIPAIAFLTLFIMWFGVGEESKIILILYSTFFIVVINTAAGVLSLGKDKIQAARSLGASEGQIFFHVMIPSVVPHIFTGVRLGLGAAFTSIVAAEMLAAKAGIGYLIFTSRLYFRTDWIFTGLVVLGVMGFLSDKLLRWGGALALKKYGVRNEVNFGE
- a CDS encoding ABC transporter ATP-binding protein, translated to MRDLAIHIEHLSKSYEGSGRETGRPVLDNINLEIMQGEFHVLLGSSGCGKSTLLNIIAGFLPKTSGTVSVNGREVVRPGRDRGVVFQNADAAMFPWLTVTENVEFGLRMQGVDKEKRRTIAQEYLQLVGLSSHGSKYPHELSGGMKQRVQLARLLANDSAILIMDEPFGALDAQTRKIMQRELIRIWEKTAKTIVFVTHDIQEALLLGEKISILAAFPQTGIVKTCWVEFPYPRRETDQAFIQQYLELLGYFDFGGGI